CGTCCCAGCCACTCGCGGGCCGCCCAGGTCGTCGCCGCGAGGGCCTCGGTCGGGGGGATGCCCGCCTTGGTCAGTTCCGCGACCTCGGCCGCGACGAGGCCGTGCGGCAGGGTGCCGCCGGCGTCGGTGCCGACGTAGACCGGGATACCGGCGTCGTAGGCGCCCCGGACCGTGTCGTAGCGGCGTTCGTGGAGGCGGCGGATGTGGGCCGACCAGCGGGGGAACTTGGACTCGCCGCCCTCGGCCAGTTTCGGGAACGTGGCGATGTTGACCAGGGTCGGCACGATCGCCACACCGCGGTCGGCGAAGAGGGGGATCAGGTCGTCGGTGAGGCCCGTGGCGTGTTCGATGCAGTCGATGCCGGACTCCACGAGGTCGCGGAGGGACGAGGTCGCGAAGCAGTGGGCCGTGACCCTCGCGCCCAGGCGGTGGGCCTCGGCGATCGCCGCCCGCGCCGCGTCGCGCGGCCAGCTGGGGGCCAGGTCGCCGAGGTCGCGGTCGATCCAGTCACCGACCAGCTTGACCCAGCCGTCGCCCCGGCGGGCTTCCTGGGCGACGTACGCGACCAGGTCCTCCGGTTCGATCTCGTGGGCGTAGCCGCGGAGGTAGCGGCGGGTGCGGGCGATGTGGCGGCCGGCGCGGATGATCTTCGGGAGGTCCTCGCGGGTGTCGGTCCAGCGGGTGTCCGAAGGCGAACCGGCGTCGCGGATCAGCAGGGTGCCGGCCTCCCGGTCGGTGAGGGCCTGCTGCTCGGCGACGTCCTGCGGAACGGGACCGTGGGGGCCGAGGCCCACGTGGCAGTGCGCGTCGACCAGACCGGGCAGGGTCCAGCCCACGACGGTACGGACGTCCTGGACGCCGACGGGACGGTCGTAGGAGATCCGGCCGTCGACGACCCACAGTTCGTCGCGGACGTCG
Above is a window of Streptomyces sp. NBC_00490 DNA encoding:
- a CDS encoding amidohydrolase family protein; translated protein: MSDHPVLHVKGRVLVGPDDVRDELWVVDGRISYDRPVGVQDVRTVVGWTLPGLVDAHCHVGLGPHGPVPQDVAEQQALTDREAGTLLIRDAGSPSDTRWTDTREDLPKIIRAGRHIARTRRYLRGYAHEIEPEDLVAYVAQEARRGDGWVKLVGDWIDRDLGDLAPSWPRDAARAAIAEAHRLGARVTAHCFATSSLRDLVESGIDCIEHATGLTDDLIPLFADRGVAIVPTLVNIATFPKLAEGGESKFPRWSAHIRRLHERRYDTVRGAYDAGIPVYVGTDAGGTLPHGLVAAEVAELTKAGIPPTEALAATTWAAREWLGRPGLEEGATADLVVYDEDPRADVRVLAAPRRVVLNGRVVDGA